The following proteins are encoded in a genomic region of Amycolatopsis sulphurea:
- a CDS encoding helix-turn-helix domain-containing protein codes for MAIRRDALAARREALGFTQETLAQELGVELSTTGRWERGTLTPQPWRRPDLAKLLKVSLDDLDILLNPPGSKIATGHASATRCEVMVDAALLTGVIAADHMLGTRSEEPLRRHRTTLSSASARVADLHRKYQAAHYGDVARRLPEVNAAVDALVADGPARKRREALGLQCSVAIVAAKLATKAGDGEEGWAAAERAREAAESAEDTFGLAAAAYQRACALLRADNGEIAEQIAVSAAAELRGQDPQCATWRGALTLISAVIAARRNDFAAAGERLDHADALARRLGADGNIGWTAFGPTNVLIHRTSVAVALNDPRGALATAEQLDITALPVGLNGRQAQFHLDSAWAHAQLTEDPQAVIHLLETERVAPELVRANPNARSLIEGLLARERRRDVPALRGLALRGLALRAGVAA; via the coding sequence ATGGCGATACGACGAGATGCCCTCGCAGCGCGGCGCGAGGCTCTCGGCTTCACCCAGGAAACCCTCGCCCAGGAGCTTGGGGTGGAGCTCTCGACAACCGGGCGGTGGGAACGCGGAACGCTGACGCCGCAGCCCTGGAGGCGTCCGGATCTAGCCAAGTTGCTCAAGGTGTCCCTGGATGATCTGGACATCCTGCTCAATCCGCCGGGCTCAAAGATTGCGACTGGCCACGCCTCGGCGACGCGGTGCGAGGTCATGGTGGACGCGGCCCTTCTCACTGGCGTGATTGCCGCCGACCACATGTTGGGCACCCGCAGCGAGGAGCCACTGCGGCGTCATCGGACGACGCTCTCGAGCGCGTCAGCGCGGGTTGCAGATCTCCATCGGAAGTATCAGGCCGCCCACTATGGCGACGTTGCCCGGCGATTGCCTGAAGTCAATGCGGCGGTTGATGCCCTGGTAGCCGACGGGCCAGCGCGAAAACGGCGAGAAGCGCTCGGGCTGCAGTGCAGTGTGGCCATCGTGGCGGCCAAGCTGGCGACCAAGGCGGGCGACGGTGAGGAGGGTTGGGCCGCAGCCGAGCGGGCTCGGGAGGCGGCCGAGTCGGCCGAGGACACCTTTGGCCTCGCCGCTGCGGCATATCAGCGGGCGTGCGCTCTGCTGCGTGCGGACAATGGCGAGATTGCTGAGCAGATAGCAGTCTCGGCCGCTGCCGAGCTGCGTGGCCAGGACCCGCAGTGTGCGACCTGGCGAGGCGCGTTGACCCTGATCAGTGCGGTCATCGCCGCGCGCCGCAACGATTTTGCCGCAGCAGGCGAGCGACTCGATCACGCCGACGCACTGGCGCGGCGGCTCGGCGCTGACGGCAACATCGGGTGGACCGCATTCGGCCCGACGAACGTGCTGATCCATCGCACGTCAGTCGCGGTCGCCCTGAATGATCCCCGAGGTGCGCTTGCGACGGCAGAGCAGTTGGACATCACCGCGTTGCCGGTCGGTCTGAACGGACGGCAGGCTCAGTTCCACCTGGACAGCGCGTGGGCGCACGCGCAGCTCACGGAAGACCCGCAGGCGGTGATCCATCTGCTGGAAACCGAGCGGGTGGCGCCCGAACTGGTCCGGGCCAACCCGAACGCTCGCTCGTTGATAGAGGGCTTGCTCGCCCGCGAGCGTCGCCGCGACGTGCCGGCCTTGCGCGGTCTCGCCTTGCGCGGTCTCGCCTTGCGCGCTGGAGTCGCCGCGTGA
- a CDS encoding NUDIX domain-containing protein has product MPDQATIDAAAVDARLAETEYDDAQAWLHARSTASEPLAAEVWVTDPEHRHVLLVRHRVRGRVPPGGTVEPGETPRAAAARELFEETGLLGELLSVPAAVAVRSFRAAWTPTLSLSYGAVISRDAPLGGETGRTSTDRPKRHPALVLSWTSGSHVRT; this is encoded by the coding sequence ATGCCTGACCAGGCGACCATCGACGCTGCGGCCGTCGATGCTCGCCTTGCCGAGACCGAGTACGACGACGCTCAGGCATGGCTACACGCACGTTCGACCGCGTCGGAGCCACTCGCGGCCGAAGTCTGGGTCACCGACCCGGAGCACCGACACGTGCTGCTCGTGCGGCACCGGGTGCGAGGCAGGGTACCGCCTGGCGGAACCGTCGAGCCAGGCGAGACGCCTCGAGCCGCAGCAGCCCGTGAACTCTTCGAGGAGACTGGCCTGCTGGGCGAACTGCTGTCAGTGCCAGCGGCTGTCGCTGTCCGCTCTTTCCGCGCCGCCTGGACGCCAACGCTGAGCCTGTCCTACGGAGCCGTCATCAGCCGCGACGCGCCACTCGGCGGGGAGACGGGACGGACAAGCACAGATCGTCCCAAGCGCCATCCCGCCCTGGTGCTTTCATGGACGTCTGGGTCGCACGTCCGGACGTGA
- a CDS encoding helix-turn-helix domain-containing protein, giving the protein MGDRRDAFAARREQMGYTQESFGAAVGVEFSTVGRWERGALTPQPYRRPRLAKTLDVSLDQLDALLTPNRQASTVANEPADPAEADDMNRRDLLRLFSMTGALLALPAGETVFGDVDRLAATAHTGTMDTAGAAEFAQLNSHLWRVYALSPTKAQVLPLVRAQLGVLSDSLRRPQTPTIRQRLCELTADLFQLAGEIFFDGNRYTDAAHCYTLAATASREAAASDLWACALTRHAFVAVYERRFADAAPMLDVAATLARRGDPSLSTRHWVSVVQAETFAGLGDFDSCQHALDTAAEVKHLRGPVHNGGWLRFDGSRLAEERGTCYVTLGRHDLAEAALVDALQGTLTARRKAGVLTDLAMIGVHRRDPDQVVTYADTVLTTARQTRSGVIAQKLRVLQPHLASLLNDQQIQRLDAEITELVGNRAA; this is encoded by the coding sequence ATGGGTGACCGGCGAGATGCCTTCGCCGCGCGGCGTGAGCAGATGGGCTACACCCAGGAGAGCTTCGGCGCGGCGGTGGGCGTGGAGTTTTCCACGGTCGGACGCTGGGAACGCGGCGCCCTGACCCCGCAGCCGTACCGTCGACCGCGTTTGGCTAAGACCCTCGATGTGAGCCTCGACCAGTTGGATGCGTTGCTCACGCCGAACCGGCAAGCTTCTACCGTTGCCAATGAACCAGCCGACCCTGCGGAGGCCGACGACATGAACCGTCGCGACCTGCTGCGCTTGTTCAGTATGACCGGCGCGTTGCTCGCGCTGCCTGCTGGGGAGACAGTATTCGGCGACGTCGACCGGCTCGCCGCCACAGCTCACACCGGCACGATGGACACGGCGGGAGCAGCCGAGTTCGCCCAACTCAACTCCCACCTGTGGCGCGTGTACGCACTGTCGCCGACCAAGGCCCAGGTGCTACCGCTGGTCCGAGCCCAACTCGGTGTACTCAGCGACTCCTTGCGACGACCGCAGACACCGACCATCCGACAACGGCTCTGCGAACTGACCGCCGACCTCTTCCAGCTGGCGGGGGAAATCTTCTTCGACGGCAACCGATACACCGACGCCGCTCACTGCTACACGCTCGCGGCAACAGCGAGCAGGGAGGCCGCCGCTTCCGACCTGTGGGCCTGCGCGTTGACCAGGCATGCTTTCGTCGCCGTGTACGAGCGCCGATTCGCGGATGCCGCGCCGATGCTCGACGTGGCCGCCACCCTCGCACGCCGAGGCGACCCCAGCCTGTCGACCCGACACTGGGTCTCCGTGGTGCAGGCCGAGACCTTCGCCGGCCTCGGCGACTTTGACTCCTGTCAACATGCCCTCGACACCGCTGCTGAGGTCAAGCACCTACGGGGCCCGGTGCACAACGGCGGCTGGCTCCGGTTCGACGGCTCCCGCTTGGCTGAAGAACGCGGTACCTGCTACGTCACGCTGGGCCGCCACGACCTAGCTGAAGCGGCTCTGGTCGACGCCCTGCAGGGCACCTTGACCGCCCGCCGGAAAGCAGGCGTCCTGACCGACCTGGCGATGATCGGCGTGCACCGCCGAGACCCGGACCAGGTCGTCACCTACGCCGACACCGTCCTGACTACCGCCCGCCAGACCCGCTCGGGGGTCATCGCGCAGAAGCTACGGGTCCTTCAACCACACCTTGCTTCCTTGCTCAACGACCAACAAATCCAGCGACTCGATGCCGAGATCACCGAACTCGTCGGCAACCGCGCCGCGTGA
- a CDS encoding ESX secretion-associated protein EspG → MNIIDRPVRLPRPVFLVSWELAGLGALPVVVEPDQTYRTDDGATAFRQHALDELARLGLTHENGRLIPPYQATLGVLATARREVYSWSNLRDANVQAAAILTAESGQDAVRLIIGHEVIQLDPVRPRALVESLVDTLPGYRVGRIRPLCVPKGHYDDGGRDYGGDDPLTDVAADADELRRLMRAERDAIHQLYAATRDRAGGRTRSTPLSAIDLTREGRVLSFVNDGPSGDPQINLYPGHRTHLVDALTLSALG, encoded by the coding sequence GTGAACATCATCGACAGGCCGGTGCGACTGCCCCGGCCGGTATTCCTCGTGTCCTGGGAGCTGGCCGGACTCGGCGCGCTTCCCGTCGTGGTCGAACCAGACCAGACCTACCGGACCGACGACGGCGCCACCGCCTTCCGGCAGCACGCGCTCGACGAGCTTGCCCGGCTCGGCCTGACCCACGAGAACGGCAGGCTGATTCCGCCGTACCAGGCCACGCTCGGGGTACTCGCGACAGCGCGGCGTGAGGTGTACTCTTGGAGCAACCTCCGAGACGCGAACGTCCAGGCTGCCGCGATCCTCACTGCGGAGTCCGGGCAAGACGCGGTCCGGTTGATCATCGGCCACGAGGTGATCCAGCTTGATCCCGTCCGGCCGCGGGCTTTGGTGGAGAGCCTGGTGGACACGCTTCCGGGATACCGCGTGGGGCGGATCAGGCCGTTGTGTGTGCCGAAGGGACACTACGACGACGGCGGTCGTGACTACGGTGGCGACGATCCGCTCACCGATGTCGCCGCAGATGCCGACGAGTTGCGACGCCTGATGCGTGCCGAGCGGGACGCGATCCACCAGCTCTACGCGGCCACCCGCGACCGTGCCGGCGGGCGCACACGTTCCACACCGCTGTCAGCAATTGACCTCACCCGCGAAGGCCGAGTCCTCAGTTTCGTCAACGACGGCCCCAGTGGTGACCCGCAAATCAACCTCTATCCAGGCCACCGTACTCATCTGGTCGACGCGCTCACGCTCAGCGCGCTCGGATAG
- a CDS encoding DUF3558 domain-containing protein, protein MRTSQSLAPLVCVVAGVVLVAGCSGTPAAAPASTPPPSPTSEALPHSGAPKVEHPLPVSVLSGDPCQGALTPGQLHKIFGTVPQGVPDSKAGLGPNCDWQADAGVSVGYATQDHQGLSAVYQNAKPQTSVWHELPLIQGFPAVGYIDKAGAASGDICTVSVGVADALSFDVVLTLSQAKKNAHADPCESAARVAEMVVTNLRQKAGA, encoded by the coding sequence ATGAGGACATCCCAGTCGCTGGCACCCCTGGTCTGTGTGGTTGCGGGCGTTGTTCTGGTCGCGGGATGTTCAGGGACACCGGCTGCTGCTCCTGCGAGTACTCCACCTCCGTCGCCGACCAGCGAGGCGTTACCGCACAGTGGTGCCCCCAAGGTCGAGCATCCGCTTCCTGTGTCCGTGCTCTCCGGCGACCCCTGCCAAGGCGCGCTGACTCCGGGTCAGCTCCACAAGATCTTCGGCACCGTGCCACAAGGCGTGCCGGACTCCAAGGCCGGCCTCGGCCCGAACTGTGACTGGCAAGCGGACGCCGGTGTGTCAGTGGGCTATGCGACGCAAGATCACCAGGGGCTCAGCGCTGTTTACCAAAACGCCAAGCCGCAAACATCGGTATGGCATGAGCTTCCCCTGATTCAGGGCTTCCCAGCCGTCGGATACATCGACAAGGCCGGGGCTGCCTCGGGCGATATCTGCACGGTGAGCGTCGGTGTTGCGGACGCTCTGTCCTTCGATGTCGTGCTAACCCTCAGCCAAGCCAAGAAGAACGCCCATGCGGATCCGTGTGAGTCGGCGGCGCGGGTGGCGGAGATGGTGGTCACCAACCTGCGGCAGAAGGCGGGTGCGTGA
- a CDS encoding class I SAM-dependent methyltransferase, producing MNEPDTTSSTVLAGSAYRDDGHLAARQSLYHWQQPRHDLPGVVLDHLSCQTGAVLDVGCGNGKYLTRIRAERPDLTVIGLDISEGILTAVASPVAVADAANLPIANHSATAVLAMHMLYHVEDVNAALAQATRVLSPGGTYIASTNARDDKKELDELWAQAAADVLGVDRGPLRISLSNRFALDDAPAILRQHFAEVHLVQLPGTITVYEPDPVIAHLASYRTWAGTIGVPFDATLDRVRLLLDRLIDRDGEFRISCRGGILVCHV from the coding sequence ATGAACGAGCCTGACACGACGAGCAGCACCGTTCTTGCCGGGAGTGCTTACCGAGACGACGGCCACCTCGCCGCCCGCCAGTCGCTGTACCACTGGCAGCAGCCTCGCCATGACCTTCCCGGCGTGGTGCTCGATCACCTCTCGTGTCAGACGGGTGCTGTACTGGATGTCGGCTGCGGAAACGGCAAGTACCTCACCCGAATCCGCGCTGAGCGACCGGATTTGACTGTAATCGGGCTTGATATCTCCGAGGGCATCCTCACAGCCGTGGCGTCCCCGGTAGCTGTGGCCGACGCCGCAAACCTACCGATCGCCAACCACTCCGCCACCGCGGTATTGGCAATGCACATGCTGTACCACGTCGAGGACGTGAACGCCGCGCTCGCGCAGGCGACCCGTGTGCTCTCACCCGGCGGAACATATATCGCATCAACCAACGCCCGAGACGACAAAAAGGAACTCGACGAACTCTGGGCGCAAGCTGCAGCCGATGTTCTCGGCGTTGACCGTGGGCCGCTACGCATCTCGCTGAGCAACAGGTTCGCACTGGACGACGCCCCCGCGATCCTGCGCCAGCACTTCGCGGAAGTTCACCTTGTGCAACTCCCGGGCACCATCACCGTCTACGAGCCAGACCCGGTGATCGCCCATCTCGCGTCCTACCGCACGTGGGCCGGCACCATCGGCGTGCCCTTCGACGCGACGCTCGACCGCGTCCGGCTCTTGCTGGATCGCTTGATTGATCGCGACGGCGAGTTCCGGATCAGTTGCCGCGGAGGCATTCTGGTATGCCACGTGTAG
- a CDS encoding helix-turn-helix transcriptional regulator yields MATGYGGMSRNGGGGVGRRRDELAARREAMGFTQESLAIRLGVELSTVGRWERGTLIPQPWRRHRIAELLNVSLEQLNEFLTATDDTVVDIGGVQATATHTTIKTTPWLDRALVLDDARDAARFARQVDASRVSSTTLERITIEIRRFASDYVSQPLSELFVDIRELRAEVFRLVQGNRSPVQMRELYLSASRLSGLQAHICLDLGHYRAAQTQAHTSFICAELAGHNGMLAWVHGLQSLIAFWDGQLLDAVEFARDGARYCSHGSIAARLPSLEARASASRGDKRSALAALTRARQARTFAGTEDDVGVFTFPEAKQAVYAGTTLLTVGDEDSIPNAVQESSHALSLYEAATPADRSSGDILAARLDIGRAYLMQSDVDGLADQLRFVLDVPQVRRTASIVKRAASIGEALAGPRYSDSPQTRRLRDEIASFCASPPALPPA; encoded by the coding sequence ATGGCGACTGGCTATGGTGGGATGTCCAGGAACGGGGGTGGTGGCGTGGGGCGCCGACGAGATGAGCTGGCCGCACGACGCGAGGCTATGGGCTTTACGCAGGAGAGTCTCGCGATTCGGCTTGGAGTAGAACTGTCGACGGTCGGCAGGTGGGAACGCGGTACGTTGATACCGCAGCCGTGGCGCCGCCATCGGATCGCCGAATTGCTCAACGTCTCCCTTGAGCAATTGAACGAATTTCTTACCGCCACCGATGATACCGTTGTCGATATCGGCGGCGTACAGGCAACGGCCACGCACACGACAATAAAGACGACGCCTTGGCTGGATCGAGCATTGGTTCTTGACGACGCTCGCGACGCTGCACGGTTTGCTCGCCAAGTCGACGCTTCGAGGGTCAGCAGCACCACACTGGAACGGATCACCATCGAGATTCGGCGGTTTGCTTCAGATTACGTTTCTCAACCGCTGTCAGAACTCTTCGTGGACATTCGCGAACTACGCGCCGAGGTCTTCAGACTAGTCCAAGGCAACCGGTCCCCCGTCCAGATGCGTGAACTCTATTTGTCAGCGAGCCGATTGAGTGGATTGCAGGCGCACATCTGCCTAGACCTCGGCCATTACCGTGCCGCGCAGACTCAGGCGCACACATCGTTTATCTGTGCAGAGTTGGCTGGCCATAACGGAATGCTGGCGTGGGTTCACGGCCTCCAAAGTCTCATTGCCTTCTGGGACGGTCAACTGCTCGACGCCGTCGAGTTCGCCCGCGACGGCGCCCGCTATTGCTCCCACGGTTCAATCGCGGCGCGTCTGCCAAGTCTGGAAGCGCGGGCATCGGCGAGTCGCGGCGACAAGCGCAGCGCGCTTGCTGCTCTTACACGCGCACGGCAAGCCCGCACTTTCGCTGGTACCGAAGATGACGTTGGCGTATTCACCTTTCCCGAAGCCAAGCAGGCTGTGTACGCCGGAACCACGTTGCTCACGGTAGGCGACGAAGATTCCATCCCGAACGCTGTCCAAGAATCGTCGCATGCGCTCAGCCTTTACGAAGCCGCAACACCTGCAGACCGGTCCAGTGGCGACATTCTCGCGGCACGACTGGACATCGGCCGCGCGTATCTCATGCAGTCCGATGTAGACGGTCTAGCTGATCAACTGCGATTTGTTCTCGATGTGCCGCAGGTGAGACGGACCGCCAGCATAGTCAAACGCGCCGCAAGCATCGGCGAGGCCCTTGCCGGCCCCCGGTATTCGGACTCGCCCCAAACTCGTCGGCTTAGGGACGAGATCGCTTCCTTCTGCGCGTCGCCCCCAGCGCTACCACCAGCGTGA
- a CDS encoding 6-pyruvoyl trahydropterin synthase family protein, with amino-acid sequence MHEYARGNALAGKDPALTMRGTATTDHTIARLANLLPGDLARTAHQVTIEHTFETAHRLPHLGGKCTSLHGHSWQVVVPVIAPTLSDDVTVVEFGVLKAGIREWIDTYLDHGTMLGVRDPLAVSLYAERCKVFRFGADDDQAVDGTELLAADLGWPTVEAVAVLLRRVSQAVLAALPCAPDVRVGGVFVRETHLNTATFGPVATP; translated from the coding sequence TTGCATGAGTACGCGCGCGGTAACGCGCTTGCGGGAAAGGATCCGGCGCTCACGATGCGCGGTACGGCGACAACCGATCACACCATCGCCCGTCTGGCGAACCTCCTGCCGGGCGATCTCGCACGGACCGCCCACCAGGTCACCATTGAGCACACCTTCGAAACGGCGCATCGACTGCCGCATCTGGGCGGCAAGTGCACCAGTCTGCATGGACATTCGTGGCAGGTCGTAGTGCCGGTGATCGCCCCGACTCTCAGTGACGATGTGACCGTCGTGGAGTTCGGCGTTCTCAAAGCCGGGATCCGGGAGTGGATCGACACTTACCTCGACCACGGAACGATGCTCGGCGTGCGCGATCCGCTCGCTGTGTCCCTTTACGCTGAAAGGTGCAAGGTTTTCCGCTTTGGCGCGGATGACGACCAGGCGGTCGATGGCACGGAGCTGCTGGCTGCCGATTTGGGCTGGCCCACTGTCGAAGCTGTCGCGGTTCTGCTGCGACGCGTGAGCCAGGCCGTTCTTGCCGCACTGCCCTGCGCCCCCGATGTCCGTGTCGGTGGTGTATTCGTCCGCGAAACCCACCTCAACACCGCGACCTTCGGACCGGTGGCCACGCCGTGA
- a CDS encoding 7-carboxy-7-deazaguanine synthase QueE, with protein sequence MKLPDVSDADGGLVVNETFGPTFQGEGPSTGRYAHFIRLFGCHLSCAWCDSPHTHDTRYDLDAEQRVLSIEDILSWLAADPADLLVITGGEPLLQAHLLGRLLCAIRERALATEIEIETSGTIAPTNMITSAVKRFNVSPKLAHSGLRRHQRIRPTVLRDFAEGGKAIWKFVVQELADLAEIQELADTYGLHPVWIMPEGTDSTTVLARMRMLADPVLARRWRLSTRLHTLLWENDRGR encoded by the coding sequence GTGAAGCTGCCCGATGTGTCCGATGCGGACGGTGGCCTTGTCGTCAACGAAACGTTCGGGCCGACCTTTCAAGGCGAGGGGCCGAGCACCGGTCGCTACGCGCACTTCATCCGCCTGTTCGGCTGCCACCTCTCGTGCGCTTGGTGCGACAGCCCGCACACCCATGACACCCGCTACGACCTCGACGCCGAACAGCGGGTCCTCTCGATCGAGGACATCCTGTCGTGGCTTGCCGCCGACCCCGCCGACCTGCTAGTGATCACGGGTGGAGAGCCGCTGCTGCAGGCGCACCTCCTGGGACGACTGCTGTGCGCGATCCGCGAGCGTGCGCTGGCCACCGAGATCGAGATCGAGACGTCCGGCACGATCGCGCCCACAAACATGATCACCTCGGCGGTGAAACGGTTCAACGTCTCGCCGAAGCTTGCGCATTCGGGGTTGCGGCGCCATCAACGCATCCGCCCCACAGTGCTGCGCGACTTCGCCGAGGGTGGAAAAGCCATCTGGAAGTTCGTCGTTCAAGAACTCGCCGACCTGGCCGAGATTCAAGAACTGGCTGACACGTATGGCCTTCATCCGGTCTGGATCATGCCGGAGGGCACGGACAGCACCACCGTCCTGGCACGGATGCGGATGCTGGCTGATCCGGTGCTGGCGCGCCGCTGGCGCCTCTCGACCCGGCTCCACACGTTGCTGTGGGAGAACGACCGTGGCCGCTGA
- a CDS encoding NUDIX domain-containing protein, whose product MSEPDTPADDGPRVRVYALIGHNDRLLLVKYPGHDALPGGAVRAGEPIEQALHRTLLDQLGVTITELDFCTVVEHGSSEPGEPSAAGIAFLFDVTLTDADVLVDSALPHRWAGDDELSALRPEEVRAGLIAGTLSTDRPWQTWAP is encoded by the coding sequence ATGAGCGAACCCGACACCCCTGCCGACGACGGCCCCCGAGTCCGGGTCTACGCCCTCATCGGACACAACGACCGCCTGCTGCTCGTCAAGTACCCGGGCCATGATGCACTGCCCGGCGGCGCGGTCCGCGCCGGTGAACCCATCGAGCAGGCCCTCCACCGGACCCTCCTCGACCAGCTTGGCGTGACCATCACCGAACTGGACTTCTGCACCGTTGTCGAACACGGCAGCAGTGAGCCCGGCGAGCCGTCGGCTGCCGGGATCGCATTCCTGTTTGACGTGACGCTCACCGATGCCGACGTCCTCGTCGACTCGGCGCTGCCACATCGGTGGGCCGGCGACGACGAACTCTCCGCTCTTCGCCCCGAGGAGGTCAGGGCCGGGCTGATCGCGGGCACGCTGTCGACCGATCGTCCGTGGCAGACGTGGGCACCATGA
- a CDS encoding DUF3558 domain-containing protein produces the protein MKRAAAVLAGAVFLVLAGCSGAVPGNAEPVAQAGSVVESRSVAADGPSGRQVSGKGVPKVEHPIDIGRPSRMPCAVLTAQQASELLGGVAPPKPYLDGAAGPSCYWGGDAAHGNASVEVIFPDIDKLGLTSVYQAAGGAYRFFRPLDPVNGYPIAAYSVRDNRSAGECHVALGVSDRQTVDLSVRQDRKNVGKKDPCDSARGIAEMVLSNIRGDT, from the coding sequence GTGAAGCGGGCTGCCGCCGTGCTGGCCGGAGCCGTGTTTCTGGTGCTGGCGGGGTGTTCCGGCGCGGTGCCCGGCAATGCGGAGCCGGTGGCGCAGGCGGGTTCGGTGGTGGAGTCCAGGTCGGTGGCGGCGGATGGTCCGTCCGGGCGGCAGGTTTCGGGGAAAGGCGTGCCGAAGGTCGAGCATCCGATCGATATCGGCAGGCCGAGTCGCATGCCCTGCGCGGTGCTCACCGCGCAGCAGGCCAGTGAGCTTCTCGGCGGCGTCGCGCCACCGAAGCCCTACCTGGACGGCGCGGCGGGGCCGTCTTGCTACTGGGGCGGTGACGCTGCGCACGGTAATGCGAGCGTCGAGGTGATATTCCCGGATATCGACAAGCTCGGGCTGACTTCGGTCTACCAGGCGGCGGGTGGTGCGTACAGGTTCTTCCGGCCGCTCGATCCGGTGAACGGATATCCCATCGCTGCCTATTCTGTCCGGGACAACCGCAGTGCCGGTGAATGTCACGTCGCGCTCGGCGTGAGTGATCGGCAGACCGTGGACCTTTCGGTTCGGCAGGATCGGAAGAATGTCGGCAAGAAAGATCCTTGTGATTCTGCACGCGGTATTGCGGAAATGGTGCTGAGCAATATTCGAGGGGACACGTGA
- a CDS encoding helix-turn-helix domain-containing protein, producing the protein MGARSADAGGCSVGDDDAPAGKAVARQARNAAMLQAYLGGESLTEIADQAGVSLSWAGRLLRDAGVVMPERRQGVKRHNLDVPAIIREYRDGQSTRALGDRHDTSYQTIRRLLLRSGVQLRPHGKPPRQ; encoded by the coding sequence ATGGGTGCACGTTCCGCCGACGCCGGCGGGTGTTCGGTGGGTGATGACGACGCCCCGGCGGGCAAGGCGGTGGCGCGGCAGGCCCGGAACGCCGCGATGCTGCAGGCCTACCTCGGCGGCGAGTCGCTGACCGAGATCGCGGATCAGGCCGGAGTGTCGCTGTCCTGGGCAGGTCGCCTACTGAGGGACGCAGGTGTAGTGATGCCCGAGCGTCGCCAGGGGGTCAAGCGCCACAACCTCGATGTGCCGGCCATCATCCGGGAATACAGGGACGGTCAGAGCACGCGTGCCCTGGGCGACCGGCACGACACCAGCTACCAGACCATACGTCGGCTCCTACTACGGTCCGGCGTTCAGCTTCGGCCACACGGCAAGCCACCGCGACAATGA
- a CDS encoding Scr1 family TA system antitoxin-like transcriptional regulator, whose protein sequence is MKELHRAVVLGIALRAARTRQRFQLRELARRIGAHPALVSNWEVGNRRANPATVARIVGALGVVGEDERWLTRLARTIDDGIIVGGPDDPHCLAALRDCAGLAKDIWVWHPRLIPEILQIPEYTIAVLGQQGVDPPTARRLAASEGCQRLAFGTTPVTAYISRAALTSQEHLGTSTIMTRQLAYLDRLETIAGLTIRVLPDHAPPAGFSGPFTLFSTYSAPIVHIPHHATSGVVLPDLRGHYTDITDRLDDLAEPPRDSLATIARLIMADL, encoded by the coding sequence ATGAAAGAACTGCACCGGGCCGTGGTGCTCGGTATCGCTCTCCGCGCCGCTCGGACGCGACAGCGTTTCCAGCTCAGGGAACTCGCCCGGCGCATCGGCGCGCACCCGGCCCTGGTGTCGAATTGGGAAGTCGGGAACCGTCGGGCCAACCCAGCTACTGTGGCGCGGATTGTCGGGGCGCTCGGCGTTGTCGGCGAGGATGAGCGTTGGCTCACCCGTCTCGCCCGCACCATCGACGATGGGATCATCGTCGGCGGCCCGGACGATCCCCACTGCCTCGCCGCGCTCCGGGACTGCGCCGGACTCGCCAAAGACATCTGGGTGTGGCATCCCCGTCTGATTCCCGAGATCCTGCAGATCCCTGAGTACACCATCGCGGTCCTGGGACAGCAGGGCGTCGACCCGCCGACCGCGCGGCGTCTCGCGGCCAGCGAGGGATGCCAGCGTCTTGCCTTCGGCACCACCCCGGTCACCGCCTATATCTCCCGCGCTGCCCTCACCTCGCAGGAGCACCTGGGCACATCCACGATCATGACCCGGCAGCTCGCGTACCTCGACCGCCTCGAGACCATCGCGGGCCTCACCATCCGCGTCCTGCCCGACCACGCGCCGCCCGCTGGGTTCTCCGGCCCGTTCACCCTTTTCAGTACCTACTCGGCGCCGATTGTGCACATTCCTCACCACGCCACCTCCGGGGTCGTGCTCCCCGACCTGCGCGGCCACTACACCGACATCACCGACCGCCTCGACGACCTCGCCGAACCACCCCGGGACTCTCTCGCGACCATCGCCCGCCTCATCATGGCCGACCTCTGA